From the [Limnothrix rosea] IAM M-220 genome, the window AACCCCCCTCAGGCCCCACACAAATCGCCAAATCATCGTGGGATTTATTAGACAAAGCATGGGTTGTCAGCAGCCCTAACAAATGTGGAGATTCTGCTCTCGCTGCGCAGAGGTAATGGGTTGAGTTTCCTTGCTGTTGGAGATAATCACCAAACTTTACAGGCGCGTCAATTGTCGGGACAAAAGCTCGCTCCGACTGTTCCGCAGCTTCCGTCGCAATTTTTTGCCAACGCTTTAATTTATTTGCACTCGGTTTTAAGACTGTTCTCGCGGAAAAGATCGGCGTAATGCGCATGACCCCCAACTCCGTGCAGCAGCGCACCACCTCATCAAAGCCATTTTTCGGTAATGCCGCCACCAGCTGAACGGGACATGGTAGCTCAGTTTTAAATTGATAAGGTTCTAAAAGACCAAGGGTTGCTTCAGATACTAACTCCGTCAGCCAGCCTTTTCCCGAACCATTTAGGGTGATGAGGCGATCGCCGATGCGCAAACGTAACACACTTAGCAGATAATGCCGCTGCTCAGGAGTTAAATAAACAAGAGAGTCGCCGTCGAATTGCTCTGGCGTCACCACCAATCGTTGCATAATCTTTTTTGGGAAAAATAAATATATCTCAATCGCTGTTAGTGCAGCGTACCCACGACAAACACAAAGCCAAATCCCAAAGCTACCTATAACTTTGGATAGATCTCTGTTAGTATTTGTACCTAACAAAGAGACTTGACAAAAATTTATATATTTCCGTAAACCCTCACCCAGTCTAACCCATGGTAAGCACCCAACTCCCAGACCTCACCCCCACAACGGATAAACACAAAGTTGTCATTATTGGTGGTGGCTTTGGTGGTCTATATGCCGCAAAAACCCTTGGTAAAAACGATTTGGTCGATGTCACCCTAATCGACAAGCGGAATTTTCATCTCTTCCAACCGTTGCTATACCAAGTTGCGACAGGGACACTTTCTCCCGCAGATATTGCTTCACCATTGCGGGGAGTGCTTAGTGGGAATCAAAATACCCATGTATTGTTAGACGAAGTGCAAGATATTGACCCCGAAGCGAAAACGGTGGTGATGCAAGAGGGGATTGTCCATTACGACAGCCTGATTGTGGCCACGGGAGTGAGTCACCACTACTTTGGCAATGACCAGTGGAAACCCTTTGCTCCCGGTTTGAAAACCGTTGAAGATGCCCTTGAAATTCGTCACCGTATTTTTATGGCCTTTGAAGCGGCGGAAAAAGAAACCGACCCCGCATTGCAACAGGCATGGCTGACCTTTGTCATTGTCGGTGGTGGTCCCACTGGTGTAGAGCTAGCTGGTGCAATTTCTGAGATTGCCTATAGTGTGCTCAAAAAAGATTTCCGTAAAATCGATACGGCGAAAGCAAAAGTAATTCTCCTAGAAGGCATGGATCGTGTCTTGCCTCCCTACGATCCGTCGCTGTCAGCTAAGGCGGAAGAATCTTTAGTTTCCCTCGGTGTAGATGTCCAAACTAGCAGTATGGTTACCAATATTGAGGGGGATCATGTCACCCTCAAGCAAGGTGATCGGCTAGTCGAAATCCATGCGAAAACGATTGTGTGGGCGGCTGGTGTGAAGGCTTCTGGCATGGGTCTGGTTTTAGGCGATCGCCTCGGCGCGAAGCTAGACCGGGCGGGACGGGTGATCGTTGAACCAAACCTCAGTATCGAGGGCTATCCCGATGTTTTTGTGATTGGTGATCTTGCTAACTTCCCCCACCAAAACGAGCGTCCTTTACCCGGTGTTGCCCCCGTCGCCATGCAGGAAGGTCAGTACGTTGCAAAGCTACTCAAACAGCGTTTACAAGGCAGTGAGATGGCACCGTTCCGTTATATGGAAGTGGGTAGCCTTGCGGTGATTGGTCAAAATGCCGCTGTGGTTGACCTAGGCTTTGTGAAATTCTCTGGTTTCCTTGCTTGGTTGGTGTGGATTTTTGCCCATGTTTACTACCTCATCGAATTTGATAACAAGATGGTGGTGATGCTGCAGTGGGGCTGGAATTATTTCACCCGTGGCCGAGGCGCGCGTCTCATTACTGGTGAGAAAGATCTGCAAAGAGGTTTCCAGCTCTATCAAGATTATTCGGAAAAAGAGACTAAGGTGAATGTCAAAGTTGAAGCATAGAAGCTGAGATGATTGATTTTCTAAACTTTGGTTCAAACATCAAAGGTTAATGGATAGGCGATATTGGGTTGTCTATCCGTATGGTAATTAACGTCAGTTATGGATAAGAATGTAGCCAAAATTCTTTAGAGAAAAGGAGACACGGAGAGGGAAAGACACGGGGAAGCCACGAAAATTTGCATTTTTTGAAAGCTAGTAGGATTGTTTGCATAGAAATATCTCCCGATCTCTCGCTCTCCCATTCACCGCGTCNGTACTTCCGAGCATGCTTAAGCAAAACTCACGTTAATTAACGAGTGCGTTGCTCTGGGGTTAATGCTTCCCAGCGGGCTAGCGGAATCCATGGGGCATCTGGTGATTTGTTCGCACTATTGGGCAAAATAAATCCCCTGACGGATCGAATGTTTTGCCGAGACGATATTTTTGATGCCATAGCCATAGTTGCGCAGTTAGCCTCGCATTGCGTTGGCTGGTTTCGCCACCTGTTGGCGGCATAATCACTAAATCTCCTTGAGCGCTGCGCTCGAAGTGGTAGTTTTTGTTTTGTTGGCACAGCTGAAAAAACTGCTTGTCACTGAGCTGCCAGTTATCTAGGCTGAGTTCGAGGGGTAAGGTCATCCCCATGTTTCTGTTTGAACCACGCAACTATTGCTATTGTAAATGAGAAAAAAAGGGTGGCGATCGCCCGCTCGACAGTCCAGTGGCATCACGCACGCACTATCCACAAAAAGGCGCGTTACATTGCATTAACCCATCCTTGTATGTAATGCGAGAAGGATAAGAAGTTATCTTAATCGTATAAGGAAGTAAGAACGAAGAGTGACTCTGGACGCATCCTGAAGCATCAAGCTTGTTTCGTAGATAAAGAGCCTCCGGCTTACTTCGCCGAATGTTACCTCAAGCAGACTGGACAGTATCAACTGATTCTCCTTCAGAGATAATCAGTATTTGCAAGGATAGCGCAAGAGTGTAGCAATCATTTCTTCCCCTGAAATTAGGAGTTGGACAATGACAGCAACCATTTTGGGACTCGATATCAGTAAGGATAAATTTCATGCTGCCCTACTCAAAACCCAGAAAAAAGCCTCGGTACAAGTCTTTGAAAATAGTTGGGATGGCTTTGAACAACTACAACATTGGCTGCTTAAACAGAGTGCCGAGAAAGTTCATGCTTGTTTGGAAGCAACCAGTATCTATGGTCACCCTGTAGCAACATATCTATACCATCAAGGTCATACAGTCAGCATTGTGAATCCTTCTCGCATTAAGGGATTCGCCCAAAGTCGTTTGAGCCGGACGAAAAATGATCGTGCCGATGCAACAACCATTGCTTGTTTTTGTGCAGCTTTACAACCCCAAGCTTGGACTCCCCCAACTCCTGAGTTAGCAAAATTGCAAGGCTATAGTCGTCGTCTGCAAGCCTTGGAAAAGATGAAAACCCAAGAGCAAAATCGCCTTCAGATATCCGACCCGGAGCTAACGACAGACATCCAAGAGCACATTGAGTTTTTGGAGCAACAGATGGTCTCTATAAAAAAGCGGCAACAAGCATTGATTGTGGAATCATCGACTCTGCATGAGCAACAACAGTTACTGACATCTATTGTTGGTATTGGAGAGAAAACCGCCGTGATTATCCTGTCTGAGATAGGCTCTATTGAGCAATTTACATCTGCTCGTCAGTTAGCCGCTTTTGTTGGTCTTACTCCCCAAGAACACCAATCGGGCACTTCCGTTAAAGGGAAGACCCGTTTATGTAAAATTGGCAATCCTCATGTACGCAAAGCTTTGTATTTCCCGGCTTTGACTGCAATTCGCTACAGTCCTCAAATCCAAGCTTTACGGAAGCGGTTTTTAGAGGCAGGCAAAAACAAAATGCAGATAGTCGGCATTGTCATGCACAAGTTAATTCGTATTGTGTATGGTGTCCTTAAATCGGGCAAACCTTTTGAACCACAGAAGCTAGAGTTTTCTCCATCTCATGCTGGGGATACTATTCTTGCTGCCTCTTGACGTCTTCTTTTCTACACAGTATCTACAAGATTGGTGATCATACTCAGGATGACTCTACATTGAGCCACTCTTCGATAAGTAAAAATGACTTTGAGTCTGGCTTGTGAAGGGGCGTGATTGTAGCAGTCATCGTTAATGGCTCCCAATTCTTCGCATTTGTTTTGAAGTCGCCGTAATACTTCACATCAGCCACCGAGCGAAAGTGACGAAACCAAACGCCGAGTTCGGGAACTGGTTCCCTTACATAGTTGTACTCTCCAGTAACTTTTGCCAGTGCGAACGGAAAGTGATGAGCAAAGAGAAGAATTTGATCTCCCGACTTCATCTCATGAGCAAAGCCCCAATAGTTTTTCTGCTTTTCGGGCAACTGCGACTTTGTGATTGTTGTTAGATCTGGTATATTTTCGGAGAAATCTAGCCCGATGTACCCCGCAGAGAGACTTTCGACAGTGTGCTTGATAGCGCCGCCCGGAGCCGAAGGGTGAAGTTGCATTCGCCAGTAGGTCATACGCTCTCCATGATGGGTGTTTGTGTTCAAATTAGAGTTTACCGTGGATTGATTTTGACCGATGCAGATACCTCTAAAAGGTTTGTGTCTAGATTATGCGTAGGTCTTAGGGGATCAGTGTTAGTCTGTCCCAATCTAGCCCGTCATTCTTTGTAACTTTGGTATGTGGGGCGATCGCCGCCCTTTTTCCTCAGAGATTCATGATTAGAGATTCATGATTTCTACGGGTTCAATTTCTTCGGCGGGAGTGAAGCCAAAAATTTGCGAGTAGAAATAAAATTCGCTGTCTAGGGCTTTTTTGATGTTGGCGGCCTGACGGAATCCATGTTGCTCTCCCTCGAAGGAAACGTAGGCGACGGGTAATCCTTTCGCTTTAATGGCATCCACCATCATTTCCGCTTGGTTGGGTGGCACAACTTTATCTTCTAAGCCTTGGAAGAAAATCGCGGGGCAGGATAATTTCTCGGTGAAATGGATGGGAGAACGAGACACATATTTTTCTTTTTCTTCGGGATATTTGCCAATTAATCGGTCGAGGTAACGGGCTTCAAATTTATGGGTGTCGGTGGCTAAAACTTCTAAATCTGAGATGCCATAGTAGCTGGCTCCGGCTTTGAATACATCGTAAAAAGTTAACGCGGCAAGGGTTGTATAGCCCCCTG encodes:
- a CDS encoding 16S rRNA (uracil(1498)-N(3))-methyltransferase, with amino-acid sequence MQRLVVTPEQFDGDSLVYLTPEQRHYLLSVLRLRIGDRLITLNGSGKGWLTELVSEATLGLLEPYQFKTELPCPVQLVAALPKNGFDEVVRCCTELGVMRITPIFSARTVLKPSANKLKRWQKIATEAAEQSERAFVPTIDAPVKFGDYLQQQGNSTHYLCAARAESPHLLGLLTTHALSNKSHDDLAICVGPEGGWTEPEIEQAIAHGMTTASLGRSILRAVTASITAMSLANAALRH
- a CDS encoding NAD(P)/FAD-dependent oxidoreductase; translated protein: MVSTQLPDLTPTTDKHKVVIIGGGFGGLYAAKTLGKNDLVDVTLIDKRNFHLFQPLLYQVATGTLSPADIASPLRGVLSGNQNTHVLLDEVQDIDPEAKTVVMQEGIVHYDSLIVATGVSHHYFGNDQWKPFAPGLKTVEDALEIRHRIFMAFEAAEKETDPALQQAWLTFVIVGGGPTGVELAGAISEIAYSVLKKDFRKIDTAKAKVILLEGMDRVLPPYDPSLSAKAEESLVSLGVDVQTSSMVTNIEGDHVTLKQGDRLVEIHAKTIVWAAGVKASGMGLVLGDRLGAKLDRAGRVIVEPNLSIEGYPDVFVIGDLANFPHQNERPLPGVAPVAMQEGQYVAKLLKQRLQGSEMAPFRYMEVGSLAVIGQNAAVVDLGFVKFSGFLAWLVWIFAHVYYLIEFDNKMVVMLQWGWNYFTRGRGARLITGEKDLQRGFQLYQDYSEKETKVNVKVEA
- a CDS encoding IS110 family transposase, which produces MTATILGLDISKDKFHAALLKTQKKASVQVFENSWDGFEQLQHWLLKQSAEKVHACLEATSIYGHPVATYLYHQGHTVSIVNPSRIKGFAQSRLSRTKNDRADATTIACFCAALQPQAWTPPTPELAKLQGYSRRLQALEKMKTQEQNRLQISDPELTTDIQEHIEFLEQQMVSIKKRQQALIVESSTLHEQQQLLTSIVGIGEKTAVIILSEIGSIEQFTSARQLAAFVGLTPQEHQSGTSVKGKTRLCKIGNPHVRKALYFPALTAIRYSPQIQALRKRFLEAGKNKMQIVGIVMHKLIRIVYGVLKSGKPFEPQKLEFSPSHAGDTILAAS